The following nucleotide sequence is from Halogeometricum borinquense DSM 11551.
AACATATCGCGTCCGAACCAGAAGGCGTCTCTCCGGAGCGAAAACGAGGTGCGACCGCTGAGAGCGATAGCGACCGCGAGGAGGCCGCCGCCCGCGTAGCCGACGCCGGTCGCAATGGCGGCACCGAACACACCCCACTCGGGGAACGGACCCCATCCGAAGATGAAGAACGGGTCGAGGACGACGTTCAACCCGATAGCGGTCAGATTCACGAGAAACGCCGAGCGAGTGTCACCGAAGCCGACGAAACCGCTCTCCAGTCCGTCGCTCAGACTGGACATGACGAGTGAGAGACTCCAGCCGAACATGTACGTCGCACCAAGTTCGATGACGCTCGCCGTCGGGTACAGTTGTTTGAGGACGGGTTCAGCGAAGAAGTAGACGACGCCGACGAGTACTGTCGAGATGAGAAGCATCAGAACGACCGCGTGGACGGGGGTGCGACGGGCTAATGCCTCTTCGTCTGCGCCGACGTGCTGGGAACTGGTGACCTGACTGCCGACAAAGATGGCGGTAATGGGTATCGTCAGCAGCGCACCGATCGGAATTACTAGTCCGATAGCAGCGACGGCATCTGTCCCTAACCGACCGACCCAGAAGGTATCTATCACCTGTTGGGCGACGAGGGCGAAGTTCTGTGCGACGAGGGGAAGTGCGAGGAGGACCAGCGTCCGCGGTATCGGGCCTTGCGTGATGTCCTCGTTACTCACGTCGAACACGATATTCAATTGACAGAATCAGGGACTTAATAGATTTCGATTATTTATTCGCCGAACAGTCACCGCCTTCGTCGTTTGCCGCCCTCGTTGTCTGCCGGTCTCGTCGTCCGCGGTCGAGTTCGACACGTCGGCACGCCGTCAGGCTTATTCGGCCGTTCGACGAAGGTTTCGGGCATGAATCGATCACTCGCTGCCGTCGCCGGTGGGTTCTCGGGTACCACCGTGCTGACCGTTCTACTCCTCCTATTCGAAGTCGAGACTCGTTCGCAAATAGGAATGTTCGAGGTCGTCGCCCGGTTTGTCGGCGTTCCCGGCAACACCACCGTCGGATTCGCCCTGTTCGTCCTCGCGGGAACCGTCGCGTGGCCGCTTCTGTTCGTCGCCGCCGAGGAGTCGATTCCGGGTACGGACCCTGCGATAAAGGGGCTGGGCGTCGGTGCCCTTCTTTGGATTCCGTTCGTTCTCCTCGGTCGCGGCGACCTCGCGGGTGCCATCGTGCTCGCGTTCGGCGGCATGACGCTCGTCGCGCACCTCGCCTACGGCTACGTCACCGGGGCCGTGTACGCTCGTCTGACCGGTCGAACGCCGCCCACCGAATCGTTCGGTGACGAAGCCGAACCCATGTAGCGTCTCCGTTGGGTGGTCGGATGGTTATAGAAAACTGAGAACCGTCTTGGAACTTATCGGGCAGTTATCCGAACATGTTCCCGCGTACGTCCCGTGCGCAGATGGATCATGTCTCTGCCGTTTGTACCACTCCTCGCCGTCGTCAGTGCCTTCCTCGGTGGATGGTTGTACTGGCGTCGCGGCGAATCGACCGATACCTCCCGAACCGAATCGCTACGAGACGCCGTCTCCCTTCGAACCGACGGCGGTGAACGACGCGCCGACGGTGGCGAACGGCGCGCGGATAACTCCGCATCCCACGGAGAGACGCTCCCGGGTGTCATCGGGTCACTCTACGGCCGCGAACACAAAACGGGCAAGCCGTACGGCTTGATGCGATGGGTGACGAGTGTCGATCACAAGGATATCGGCATCCTCTACCTTCTCTTCGGCCTCGCCGCCGGACTGTGGGGTGCGACCGACGCGGTGATGATCCGCACTGAGTTGTTCACGCCGACGACTGACGTGTGGGATGCACACACCTACAACGCGCTGTTTACCACTCACGGGCTTACGATGCTGTTCTTCTTCGTGACGCCCGTGTTCACCGGCTTGGCGAACTACTTTCTCCCGCTCCTTATCGACGCCGACGACATGGCGTTCCCGCGTATCAACGCCATCGCCTTCTGGCTCCTGCCGCCGTCGTTCGTCCTCGTCCGCGCGGGTCTCCTGACCGAAGTCTTAGCGAAAATGATCGATGCCGTCGGGCCGCGCATCGAGTTCCTCTACGCCCTCGAACCGCCGACACCGGGGTGGACGCTGTACGTCCCGCAGGCGATTCAGTTGACGAACCCGCAGGTGGACTTACTCCTCCTCGGTTTGCACCTCTCGGGACTCGCCACGGTCATGGGTGCAGTGAATATCATCGTCACCATCTTCACCGAACGCGGCGAGCGGGTTGGCTGGTCCAACATGGATATTCTCTCGTGGTCGCTTCTAACCACGAGCGGGATCATCCTCTTCGCGTTCCCCATCCTCGGAAGCGCCCTGTTGATGTTGCTCTTAGACCGGAACTTCGGGACGGCGTTCTTCGCGCTCGAAGCCGGTGGTCCAATTCTCTGGCAACATCTGTTCTGGTTCTTCGGCCACCCTGAGGTGTATATCCTCGTCCTTCCGGCGTTCGGGTTAACGAGCCAGATTCTCCCGAAGTTCGCCGGACGCCGCCTGTTCGGCTTCAAGTTCATCGTCTACTCGACGCTCGCCATCGGTGTGCTGTCGTTCGGCGTCTGGGCGCACCACATGTTTGCGACAGGGATGGACCCGCGTCTCCGCGCATCGTTCATGGTGATCACTCTCGCTATTGCCGTTCCCAGCGCCGTCAAGACGTTCAACTGGATGGCGACGCTGTGGAACGGGAACGTGCGGCTCGAAGCGCCGATGCAGTTCCTCCTCGGCGGCATCGCCCTGTTCATCGTCGGTGGTGTCACCGGCATCTTCCTCGCGTCCATTCCCGTGGACCTCGTTCTCCACGGCACGTACTACGTCGTCGCGCACTTCCACTTCATCGTCGTCGGAATCATCGCATTCTCGATGTTCGCGGCGTCGTACTACTGGTATCCGCTGTTTACCGGTCGGATGTACAACAAGCGACTCGCCACGATTCACGCTGTCCTCAGCATCGGCGGTGTGATTGTGACGTTCTTCCCGCTTTTCATCCTCGGACTGATGGGCCTGCCGCGCCGGTCGGCGCAGTACCCCGTCCAGTTCACGTCTCTCCAACAGATAGCGACCGTCGGCGCGTTCATCCTCGCTATCAGCGTCGGCATCTGGCTGTTCAACATGGTGAACTCGTTCCGAGCCGGCCCGGTCGTTCGTGACCCCGACCCGTGGGATCTCAAATCGACCGGCCAGTTCTCCCGCGAGTGGCAATGGTTCGAAGACCGGATGTCCCGTGACCTTGCTCGTCCGAGAGTACTCGCCGACGGCGGCCGTGAGGTCGTGGCTGTTGCGGACGATCCTTCGGCAGACGATTCTCCGGCGGACGGTCCCCCGGAGGACGATCCTTCAGTGGACGGTCCTTCGGCAGACGATTCTCCGGCGGACGCTCACCCAGCGGACGACGTGACGGAGACCGACGAGTAGCCGGTTTCACTGCGACTGAAGACGGCGACGCGGCTGGTTCGGACGGCCGTCCGCTTCGGCCCGCCGCCAAGTCCGTGCGCTTTTAGCTCGACTCAACGACGTACGAGTATGTCTGAAGCGACGTTCACGCTCCCCGACGACGC
It contains:
- a CDS encoding cbb3-type cytochrome c oxidase subunit I, producing MSLPFVPLLAVVSAFLGGWLYWRRGESTDTSRTESLRDAVSLRTDGGERRADGGERRADNSASHGETLPGVIGSLYGREHKTGKPYGLMRWVTSVDHKDIGILYLLFGLAAGLWGATDAVMIRTELFTPTTDVWDAHTYNALFTTHGLTMLFFFVTPVFTGLANYFLPLLIDADDMAFPRINAIAFWLLPPSFVLVRAGLLTEVLAKMIDAVGPRIEFLYALEPPTPGWTLYVPQAIQLTNPQVDLLLLGLHLSGLATVMGAVNIIVTIFTERGERVGWSNMDILSWSLLTTSGIILFAFPILGSALLMLLLDRNFGTAFFALEAGGPILWQHLFWFFGHPEVYILVLPAFGLTSQILPKFAGRRLFGFKFIVYSTLAIGVLSFGVWAHHMFATGMDPRLRASFMVITLAIAVPSAVKTFNWMATLWNGNVRLEAPMQFLLGGIALFIVGGVTGIFLASIPVDLVLHGTYYVVAHFHFIVVGIIAFSMFAASYYWYPLFTGRMYNKRLATIHAVLSIGGVIVTFFPLFILGLMGLPRRSAQYPVQFTSLQQIATVGAFILAISVGIWLFNMVNSFRAGPVVRDPDPWDLKSTGQFSREWQWFEDRMSRDLARPRVLADGGREVVAVADDPSADDSPADGPPEDDPSVDGPSADDSPADAHPADDVTETDE
- a CDS encoding MATE family efflux transporter, whose amino-acid sequence is MFDVSNEDITQGPIPRTLVLLALPLVAQNFALVAQQVIDTFWVGRLGTDAVAAIGLVIPIGALLTIPITAIFVGSQVTSSQHVGADEEALARRTPVHAVVLMLLISTVLVGVVYFFAEPVLKQLYPTASVIELGATYMFGWSLSLVMSSLSDGLESGFVGFGDTRSAFLVNLTAIGLNVVLDPFFIFGWGPFPEWGVFGAAIATGVGYAGGGLLAVAIALSGRTSFSLRRDAFWFGRDMFGQIIRTGSPIAAKNAGRQIARAVMISIVTLAGGAAGIAAYTVGARLSTVAFVPIQGLSSATTSVVGQNIGADEPERAAAATRFGVLLGAVALGVIGLFQWTSPTLLAQTFIPEISGQTLTWTIDYLRILAYGYWAFAFIYVIEAGFSGAGRTDLSMYSTLVQYWVVRLPIAVVGVYVLSMGVHAVFWAVTLSNVAAAIGLFVFYRFSTSRGLFSESSESASAD
- a CDS encoding DUF6789 family protein — its product is MNRSLAAVAGGFSGTTVLTVLLLLFEVETRSQIGMFEVVARFVGVPGNTTVGFALFVLAGTVAWPLLFVAAEESIPGTDPAIKGLGVGALLWIPFVLLGRGDLAGAIVLAFGGMTLVAHLAYGYVTGAVYARLTGRTPPTESFGDEAEPM